Proteins encoded in a region of the Petroclostridium xylanilyticum genome:
- a CDS encoding HAD family hydrolase: MNKPLGILFDLGDTVLEYYHNNPIEGIKRILEVSDNPHKITAEQIQELAKELTKETFDKRDKTNLEISFMSFEKLLFEYVDIKFKKDINEIEKIFVKYSYKSSPSEGIQDLFHELDRLKIKYGVLSNSSFTADNLKFELEQHGLHPNFEFIISSCDYCLRKPNKIIFDLARRKLGFKPEDIWFIGDSYKHDVEGAKNAGMFPIWYNRKNKSVNSNIDCIEIKSMREITDMIVDIYSD; encoded by the coding sequence ATGAATAAACCTTTAGGGATACTATTTGATTTGGGAGATACAGTTTTAGAATATTATCATAATAATCCAATTGAAGGAATTAAAAGAATATTAGAAGTTTCAGATAATCCACATAAAATAACTGCGGAACAAATTCAAGAGTTAGCAAAAGAATTGACAAAGGAAACTTTTGATAAGCGTGATAAAACTAATTTGGAAATTAGTTTCATGAGTTTTGAAAAGTTATTATTTGAATACGTTGATATTAAGTTTAAAAAAGATATTAATGAAATAGAAAAGATTTTTGTTAAATATTCATATAAGAGTTCGCCAAGTGAAGGAATACAAGACTTATTTCATGAATTAGACAGATTAAAAATAAAATATGGTGTATTAAGTAATTCATCATTTACTGCAGATAATTTAAAGTTTGAACTTGAACAACATGGACTTCATCCGAATTTCGAATTCATAATATCGAGTTGTGATTACTGTTTACGCAAACCAAACAAAATTATATTTGATTTAGCAAGACGAAAATTAGGTTTTAAGCCAGAGGATATTTGGTTTATCGGGGATAGTTATAAACATGATGTTGAAGGGGCTAAAAATGCTGGAATGTTTCCAATTTGGTATAACAGAAAAAATAAATCTGTTAATAGCAATATAGACTGTATAGAAATAAAAAGCATGAGAGAAATAACAGATATGATAGTAGATATTTATTCAGACTGA